Proteins from one Chloroflexota bacterium genomic window:
- a CDS encoding 4Fe-4S binding protein translates to MFGTGLLKGLSVTIKRAVETYVDDVKAIPSRYAYGRDMIRQGSDEEGIYTIQYPEEKRQLPERFRYLPMLIHETSADEDRCTACGICSKVCPPQCIWIIRSSDEKGKPVPKPAEFFIDTSICMSCGFCAEFCPFDAIKMNHDYELAVFERYPDMVYNLEELTVPVEYYAAIYPTQYAAEEERRAEEEAKKAAKAAKRKKPAAPAARAASGAAAASKVAAKPAPHTSGLSPEELEKRREEAKARAAARKAAAAGEAEEAKAESEPLAAQSQTSGLSPEELEKRREEARARVAARKAAAAGEVLDVDKKAVAPEPVTVAVTYGKVLGPKARTSGTLSYEELEKRRAASYARYKARKGDDAKVLPH, encoded by the coding sequence ATGTTTGGAACTGGATTACTGAAGGGCTTGAGCGTTACCATCAAGCGTGCGGTGGAAACATACGTCGACGACGTAAAAGCGATTCCCAGCCGCTATGCCTACGGTCGCGATATGATCAGGCAGGGTTCTGATGAAGAAGGCATTTATACGATCCAGTACCCGGAAGAGAAGCGCCAGTTGCCGGAGCGTTTTCGTTATCTTCCGATGCTCATCCATGAGACGTCCGCTGATGAGGATCGTTGCACGGCCTGTGGAATCTGCAGCAAGGTCTGTCCTCCGCAATGTATCTGGATTATCCGTAGCAGCGATGAAAAGGGCAAACCTGTGCCCAAGCCGGCTGAATTTTTTATCGATACCTCCATCTGCATGAGCTGTGGCTTTTGCGCCGAGTTTTGCCCATTCGATGCTATCAAGATGAACCATGATTACGAGTTAGCGGTCTTCGAGCGCTATCCGGATATGGTGTACAATCTTGAGGAACTGACGGTTCCCGTCGAATACTATGCAGCCATCTATCCGACGCAATATGCCGCCGAGGAAGAGCGGCGCGCCGAGGAAGAAGCCAAAAAAGCTGCCAAGGCCGCCAAGAGGAAAAAGCCTGCAGCTCCAGCTGCCAGGGCCGCGTCCGGAGCAGCAGCAGCCAGCAAGGTGGCCGCAAAACCGGCCCCACACACCTCCGGGCTCAGCCCCGAGGAATTGGAAAAGCGCCGGGAAGAGGCCAAGGCGCGGGCAGCTGCCCGCAAGGCAGCCGCAGCGGGTGAGGCGGAAGAAGCCAAGGCTGAGTCTGAACCCCTTGCTGCCCAGTCGCAGACTTCCGGGCTCAGTCCCGAGGAGCTGGAAAAGCGCCGGGAAGAAGCCAGGGCACGAGTGGCCGCCCGCAAGGCCGCTGCCGCGGGAGAAGTCCTCGATGTGGACAAAAAAGCGGTCGCGCCGGAACCGGTTACCGTTGCCGTCACCTATGGCAAGGTTCTGGGACCAAAGGCGCGGACCTCGGGCACATTGAGCTACGAAGAACTGGAAAAACGCCGGGCGGCGTCCTACGCGCGCTACAAGGCTCGAAAAGGCGACGATGCCAAGGTTTTGCCACATTGA
- a CDS encoding metal-dependent hydrolase, with amino-acid sequence MSLIFTLHGHACFTLANDGATLLVDPFITDNPAAMVASEDLAADFIFVSHGHFDHLPDAADIAKRTGATVFGTVEVTSWIAGHGVEKVHGMQPGGSFQFPFGRAKLTIAHHGSILPDGSYGGVAAGVIIDIGGKRVYYTGDTALSYDMKLYGEEGIDVLILPIGDNFTMGPEDGLRCVKFVDPKVVIPLHYDTWPLIEQNVTAFAEAVEEQTGARCIAAAVGEEVAL; translated from the coding sequence ATGTCACTTATATTTACACTTCACGGCCACGCATGTTTCACCCTGGCGAACGACGGGGCCACACTGCTGGTGGACCCCTTTATCACAGACAATCCGGCGGCAATGGTAGCGTCCGAAGACCTGGCGGCAGATTTCATTTTTGTCTCCCATGGTCATTTCGATCACCTGCCAGACGCTGCTGATATCGCCAAACGAACCGGCGCTACCGTTTTCGGCACCGTTGAGGTGACCAGTTGGATCGCAGGTCACGGTGTGGAGAAGGTTCACGGCATGCAGCCTGGTGGTTCATTCCAGTTTCCCTTCGGACGCGCGAAGTTGACCATCGCCCATCATGGTTCCATCTTGCCCGATGGCAGCTATGGCGGCGTCGCGGCCGGGGTCATCATCGATATCGGTGGCAAGCGGGTTTACTATACCGGCGACACTGCCTTGAGCTACGACATGAAGCTCTACGGGGAAGAGGGAATCGATGTGCTGATCCTGCCCATTGGCGATAATTTCACCATGGGTCCTGAGGATGGCCTGCGCTGTGTCAAGTTTGTCGATCCCAAGGTGGTCATCCCGCTCCATTACGACACCTGGCCACTGATCGAGCAAAACGTGACAGCCTTTGCGGAAGCGGTGGAAGAGCAGACCGGCGCCCGTTGCATAGCGGCGGCTGTCGGGGAAGAAGTTGCCTTGTAA
- a CDS encoding NAD(P)/FAD-dependent oxidoreductase, which yields MTEQAHVGIVGAGIAGLTAAFDLSKKGYRVTVLESSHRVGGLAAGFKASNWDWPLEEFYHHIFTGDEAILNLAGEIGSSVFFRRPVTSMWFEGKAYPFDSPMRVLSFPHLGFVDKMRMGLTIAYLRYLTRDWKQLETTTSDRWLRKQMGNQAYETLWQPMLQGKFGDHYDEVNLAWFWARMVKRSPSLGYFEGGFQTFADRLADALLDRGGQIRTDTRVSHIVRSNGGWQLQSADGDDDSEPFDAVVATVPPYLLARIVPGLPADYLAGLQQLQSMGAVVMTMAVDRPITDGHYWINLPKAAGFPFLAFVEHTNYIDSEHYGGDHVIYCGDYLDVDHAHFSMSDEELLDAFLPGIKRLRPDFERSWIRQFWVHKAAYAQPVPPVNYSHQIPDLRTPLTGLYFASMSQVYPWDRGTNYAVDIGHRVAGLVQDDLRNQNQER from the coding sequence ATGACTGAGCAAGCGCACGTCGGCATCGTAGGTGCCGGCATTGCCGGCCTTACGGCCGCATTTGACCTGTCGAAAAAAGGTTATCGGGTAACGGTTCTGGAAAGCAGCCATCGAGTTGGTGGGCTGGCAGCTGGCTTCAAGGCCTCCAATTGGGATTGGCCTCTGGAGGAGTTCTACCATCACATCTTCACCGGTGATGAAGCGATCCTCAACCTGGCCGGGGAGATCGGTAGTTCCGTCTTTTTCCGTCGTCCCGTGACGTCCATGTGGTTCGAGGGCAAGGCCTATCCTTTCGATAGCCCGATGCGCGTGTTGAGCTTTCCTCACCTGGGATTTGTGGACAAGATGCGCATGGGCCTTACGATCGCGTATCTGCGCTACCTGACCCGCGACTGGAAGCAGCTCGAAACGACGACCTCGGATCGTTGGCTGCGAAAGCAGATGGGGAATCAAGCCTACGAAACCTTGTGGCAGCCTATGTTACAGGGAAAATTTGGCGATCACTACGATGAGGTCAACCTGGCCTGGTTCTGGGCGAGAATGGTAAAACGCAGCCCCAGCCTTGGCTATTTCGAGGGAGGATTCCAGACGTTTGCCGATCGTTTGGCTGATGCCTTGCTGGATCGGGGCGGGCAGATTCGAACCGATACCAGGGTGAGTCACATTGTTCGATCCAATGGCGGTTGGCAACTGCAATCCGCTGATGGCGATGACGACTCAGAACCCTTTGACGCCGTGGTTGCGACGGTGCCCCCTTATCTGCTGGCGCGCATCGTACCCGGCCTTCCGGCGGACTACCTGGCGGGATTGCAGCAGTTGCAGTCGATGGGGGCCGTTGTCATGACAATGGCCGTGGACCGGCCAATTACCGACGGTCACTATTGGATTAACCTGCCCAAGGCTGCTGGTTTCCCCTTTCTGGCCTTCGTGGAGCACACCAATTACATCGATTCCGAGCATTATGGCGGCGACCATGTAATCTATTGCGGTGATTACCTGGATGTCGATCATGCCCATTTTTCCATGAGCGACGAGGAACTGCTGGATGCATTTTTGCCCGGAATTAAACGGCTGCGACCCGACTTTGAGCGCAGCTGGATTCGTCAATTTTGGGTACACAAGGCGGCCTACGCCCAGCCTGTGCCCCCTGTCAACTATTCCCATCAGATTCCGGACCTGAGAACGCCGCTAACCGGGCTATACTTCGCCAGCATGAGCCAGGTGTACCCCTGGGACCGGGGCACCAACTACGCGGTTGACATCGGTCACAGAGTAGCCGGACTGGTGCAGGATGATCTGCGAAATCAAAACCAAGAGAGGTAG
- a CDS encoding Mrp/NBP35 family ATP-binding protein — MTTSDSKENGHVTETEVLAALSNVIEPELHKDLVTLNMIRDIQIDGGQVAFTIMLTTPACPLRGKMEEESMAAVLAMPGVESVKVNFDANVRQDSRIAGQLQIPVKNIIAVASGKGGVGKSTVAVNLAVALAQQGAKVGILDADITGPNIPMMMGLTRDSLPSPEDGKLVPPVAYGVEVISMGFLIPPGKAVIWRGPMLHGAIRQLFTDVAWGELDYLIVDMPPGTGDATLTLAQSVPVTGGIIVSTPQNVALDDAQKGLAAFEQLQVPILGIIENMAGEVFGEGGAERAAEQLHVPFLGRVYLDRTIREGSDAGWPIVAVHPDNEQAQAFKNLAQAVAARISVMSFQSAPELKII; from the coding sequence ATGACGACAAGTGATAGCAAAGAAAACGGACATGTAACCGAAACTGAGGTGTTGGCTGCCCTGAGCAACGTCATCGAACCTGAACTGCACAAGGATCTGGTTACCCTGAACATGATCAGGGACATTCAGATCGATGGCGGACAGGTGGCGTTTACCATCATGTTGACGACTCCCGCGTGCCCCTTGCGCGGGAAGATGGAGGAGGAAAGCATGGCGGCTGTATTGGCCATGCCAGGCGTCGAGTCGGTAAAGGTCAACTTCGATGCCAACGTGCGGCAAGACAGTCGAATTGCGGGTCAACTGCAAATACCTGTCAAAAACATCATAGCCGTTGCCAGCGGTAAGGGTGGCGTCGGAAAGAGCACCGTCGCGGTCAACCTGGCGGTTGCCCTGGCCCAACAGGGCGCCAAGGTCGGTATCCTGGATGCCGATATCACTGGCCCCAATATTCCCATGATGATGGGTCTAACCCGGGATAGTTTGCCTTCGCCTGAGGATGGCAAACTGGTTCCCCCCGTTGCCTACGGTGTTGAAGTCATCAGTATGGGTTTCCTGATTCCGCCCGGGAAGGCTGTGATCTGGCGCGGACCCATGCTGCATGGCGCCATTCGCCAGTTGTTCACCGATGTGGCTTGGGGCGAGCTCGATTATCTGATCGTCGATATGCCGCCCGGCACTGGTGATGCTACGCTCACACTGGCCCAATCGGTGCCGGTAACCGGTGGCATTATTGTATCCACGCCGCAAAATGTGGCGCTGGATGATGCGCAGAAAGGGCTTGCTGCCTTCGAGCAACTGCAGGTGCCGATACTGGGCATCATCGAAAATATGGCCGGGGAGGTGTTCGGCGAGGGTGGTGCAGAGCGGGCGGCCGAGCAATTGCATGTGCCATTCCTGGGCCGGGTCTATCTTGACCGGACCATCCGGGAAGGCAGCGATGCCGGATGGCCGATCGTGGCTGTCCATCCTGACAACGAGCAGGCCCAGGCCTTCAAAAACCTGGCGCAAGCTGTTGCTGCCCGGATTAGCGTAATGAGCTTCCAATCGGCTCCCGAGTTGAAGATAATTTAG
- a CDS encoding (Fe-S)-binding protein — MFQLSIIEMILFVLAAVVSLYYGYQGFRRIWQIINRGQGDFPPHDMGSRVGEALSDWALLKPTWDTRFVSSFFHAMVAWGFIFYFLVNLGDIVEGFFGVHFLGQGLVGNLFRLLADLLSVAVIVGMIYFLLRRFVFHSKDLEIRDNVKLMEKVRQGAVRRDSLIVGVFIILHVGFRFLGVSFGLAMEGMGDSWQPFASAASSLWSGFNDSTLTLLQHLSWWIALGLILAFIPYFPRSKHVHLIMSGFNFLTHPRRSSLGELEPMDFEDEEIEQFGAARLEQLPSTHILDAYACIMCNRCQDECPAYLTGKELSPSALEINKRYYINAHVNELAAGDDSEQLLTYAISDSALWACTACGACIEICPVGNEPMFDIMHIRRNQVLMESQFPHELQQAFRGMERSGNPWNLARGDRMAWASDLDIPTVEDNPEFDILWWVGCAPAYDMRAQKTARAFVAILKAAGVNFAVLGEMENCTGDSARRSGNEALFWELALSNIEVLDEFDVSRIVTTCPHCMHVLGKEYHQYGGQYDVIHSTQLIADLMLEGKIQSGPASSGPVTFHDPCYLGRQNDILDPPRQVLQGVSGDLVEMKRQGRQSFCCGAGGAQMWKEEEPGQKAVNESRYEEAAATGAKTIAVGCPFCLTMLTDASKQADQGIEVKDVVELVAEGLVDRG; from the coding sequence ATGTTCCAACTGTCCATCATTGAGATGATCCTGTTCGTTCTGGCGGCCGTTGTTTCCCTTTATTACGGCTATCAGGGTTTCCGCAGGATCTGGCAAATCATCAATCGTGGCCAGGGAGACTTCCCTCCTCATGATATGGGATCCCGCGTCGGCGAAGCCCTGTCAGACTGGGCCCTCTTGAAGCCAACTTGGGATACCCGGTTTGTCTCCAGCTTCTTTCACGCTATGGTCGCCTGGGGCTTTATCTTCTATTTTCTGGTCAACCTGGGAGATATCGTCGAGGGCTTCTTTGGCGTGCACTTCCTGGGCCAGGGGCTCGTTGGCAACCTGTTTCGTCTTCTGGCCGATCTCTTGAGCGTTGCCGTGATCGTCGGCATGATCTACTTCCTGTTGCGCCGGTTTGTCTTCCACAGCAAAGACTTGGAAATCCGCGACAATGTCAAGCTCATGGAGAAGGTCAGGCAGGGGGCCGTGCGCCGCGATTCTCTGATCGTCGGGGTGTTCATCATCCTGCACGTGGGCTTTCGATTTCTGGGGGTCAGCTTCGGCCTTGCCATGGAGGGCATGGGAGATTCCTGGCAGCCTTTTGCCAGCGCAGCATCTTCTCTCTGGTCCGGATTCAACGACTCAACCCTGACGCTGCTGCAACACCTCTCCTGGTGGATTGCTCTGGGCCTGATCCTGGCTTTCATCCCCTACTTTCCCCGCAGCAAGCACGTCCACCTGATCATGTCGGGGTTCAATTTCCTGACTCATCCCCGACGAAGCTCGCTGGGCGAACTGGAACCGATGGATTTTGAAGATGAGGAAATCGAGCAGTTTGGCGCGGCCAGGCTGGAACAGCTGCCCTCGACCCACATCCTGGATGCCTATGCCTGCATCATGTGCAACCGCTGTCAGGATGAATGCCCCGCCTATCTGACTGGCAAGGAGCTATCGCCCTCGGCGCTGGAGATCAACAAACGCTACTACATCAATGCTCATGTCAATGAACTGGCGGCTGGCGACGACTCGGAGCAGCTACTGACCTACGCCATAAGTGACTCCGCGCTGTGGGCCTGCACAGCGTGCGGCGCCTGCATTGAGATCTGTCCCGTGGGCAATGAGCCCATGTTCGATATCATGCATATTCGCCGCAACCAGGTGCTCATGGAAAGCCAGTTTCCCCATGAATTACAGCAGGCCTTCCGGGGCATGGAACGCTCTGGCAATCCCTGGAACCTGGCCCGGGGAGACCGGATGGCCTGGGCCAGCGATCTGGACATTCCGACCGTGGAAGACAATCCCGAGTTCGACATCTTATGGTGGGTCGGTTGCGCGCCCGCCTACGACATGCGCGCCCAGAAGACAGCCAGGGCGTTTGTTGCCATCCTGAAGGCTGCCGGGGTGAATTTTGCCGTGCTGGGCGAGATGGAAAACTGCACCGGCGACTCGGCCCGCCGGTCTGGCAACGAAGCTCTCTTCTGGGAGTTGGCACTCAGCAACATCGAAGTCCTCGATGAGTTCGATGTTTCGCGTATCGTCACTACATGCCCCCACTGCATGCATGTCCTGGGCAAGGAATACCACCAATATGGCGGTCAGTACGATGTGATCCACAGCACCCAGTTGATTGCCGATCTGATGCTCGAAGGCAAGATCCAGTCTGGACCGGCAAGCAGCGGCCCGGTCACATTCCACGACCCCTGCTACCTGGGAAGGCAGAACGATATCCTGGACCCACCCCGCCAGGTGCTGCAGGGGGTCAGCGGCGATCTGGTGGAGATGAAACGCCAGGGACGCCAATCCTTCTGCTGTGGTGCGGGTGGTGCGCAGATGTGGAAGGAAGAGGAACCGGGTCAGAAGGCAGTCAACGAAAGTCGTTACGAGGAAGCCGCGGCCACGGGCGCCAAGACGATCGCCGTCGGTTGCCCCTTCTGCCTCACCATGCTTACCGACGCCTCTAAACAGGCTGATCAAGGCATCGAGGTCAAGGATGTGGTGGAGCTGGTGGCTGAGGGATTGGTGGATCGTGGATAG
- a CDS encoding GIY-YIG nuclease family protein: MDDRSQAYIYIVRCANGNYYTGWTTDVQRRVKQHNAGRGARYTRQHGPVELIYWEVLPDRSAAMKREDEIKRKGRQYKEQIIMESGPDWAAGAGRQQDGD; the protein is encoded by the coding sequence ATGGACGATCGAAGCCAAGCCTACATTTACATTGTACGCTGTGCCAACGGCAACTACTACACCGGGTGGACTACCGATGTTCAGCGCCGGGTGAAGCAGCACAACGCCGGGCGCGGGGCGCGTTATACGCGACAGCATGGCCCGGTCGAACTCATTTACTGGGAGGTCCTTCCTGACCGCAGCGCGGCCATGAAACGTGAGGACGAGATCAAACGCAAGGGACGCCAGTACAAGGAACAGATTATCATGGAGAGCGGTCCTGATTGGGCGGCCGGCGCTGGCCGGCAGCAGGATGGCGACTAG
- a CDS encoding proline dehydrogenase family protein: MSLVLRRPLIALSHNRQLQDLIVGFPISRRMARRFVAGESLPEAIDVIKQVNARGLLATIDYLGENVFMEGESRVNADEYVRILQAIDDSNVNANVSIKLTAMGLAIDDGLCYENVRLIVQWAAELGNSVRIDMEDSPVTDRTLAIYRQLREDFDNVGTVIQSYLFRSQADVAQLTREGLANLRLCKGAYDEPPEVAFPRKGEVDRNLEVLIKAMLEGQSDYDGTYVAVASHDHAIINWTKAFAFHRGITPDRFEFQMLYGIRRDLQQALVDQGYRMRVYIPYGTAWYPYFMRRLAERPANLLFFLRALMGD, encoded by the coding sequence ATGTCGTTGGTTCTTCGCCGCCCGTTGATCGCCCTGTCTCACAACAGGCAACTACAGGATCTTATTGTCGGCTTTCCTATTAGCCGGCGTATGGCGCGTCGGTTTGTGGCGGGAGAGAGCTTGCCTGAGGCCATCGACGTGATAAAACAGGTCAATGCCAGAGGGCTGCTTGCCACGATCGACTATCTTGGCGAAAATGTTTTCATGGAGGGGGAATCCCGGGTCAACGCCGACGAATACGTCCGGATCCTGCAGGCCATCGATGACAGCAACGTCAATGCCAATGTCTCGATCAAGCTGACTGCCATGGGGCTGGCCATCGACGACGGGCTCTGTTACGAAAACGTGCGTTTGATCGTGCAGTGGGCCGCAGAACTGGGCAATTCGGTGCGGATCGATATGGAGGACTCCCCTGTCACAGATCGCACCCTGGCCATCTATCGCCAGTTGCGAGAGGATTTCGACAACGTGGGCACGGTCATTCAGAGCTATCTTTTCCGCAGCCAGGCAGATGTGGCACAGCTAACGCGGGAGGGCCTGGCCAACTTGCGGCTGTGCAAGGGCGCCTATGACGAACCGCCCGAGGTGGCCTTTCCCCGGAAGGGGGAGGTGGATCGCAATCTGGAGGTGCTCATCAAGGCCATGTTGGAAGGGCAGTCGGATTACGATGGCACCTACGTTGCCGTGGCGAGCCACGATCACGCGATCATCAACTGGACCAAGGCCTTTGCCTTTCACAGGGGAATTACCCCGGATCGCTTCGAGTTCCAGATGTTGTACGGCATCCGGCGCGATCTTCAGCAAGCGCTGGTCGATCAGGGCTATCGGATGCGGGTATACATCCCCTATGGCACTGCCTGGTATCCCTATTTCATGCGCCGATTGGCGGAGCGGCCGGCCAATCTGCTTTTCTTCCTGCGCGCCCTGATGGGTGATTGA